A window from Trichomycterus rosablanca isolate fTriRos1 chromosome 21, fTriRos1.hap1, whole genome shotgun sequence encodes these proteins:
- the mboat4 gene encoding ghrelin O-acyltransferase: MGLLSIFFHQNPQLVYQLFTIPMALIFYSMAAHGYLSVFQRYICLMAGGLFLAILTMGPYSMLLFIAAAIFLLLVNFVEPVHIHYWVFGLQMGWQSFWHFYMQYKQYWLYESIDCRLVLAMSALMLLSQRVTSVSMDLQDGKVIKNDQRRYQTQLYFFIPLISYILNFPALLGGPLCSFNTYVTFVEQMSISPPPSPFAILPWKLSQVLILLALKNLLASSLQSDIFILSSHLDILWIWVFSLVLRLNYYTHWKISECLNNAAGLGFNGRGPNGRALWNGLSDGNAWTIESSKSISEFARHWNGTTATWLRRLVFQRCSRVPLLMTFSFSALWHGLYPGQVIGFLGWAIAVLGDYKLHKLLRSRVKTGWRKGLYPCLSWAYTQIIISYVVLTIELQTFEAVMLFSTTLLLFPLAIVILLLIL, translated from the exons ATGGGGcttttaagtatattttttcaTCAAAATCCTCAGCTGGTGTATCAGTTGTTTACTATACCCATGGCTTTGATTTTTTATAGTATGGCTGCACATGGATACCTGTCTGTGTTTCAAAG GTATATCTGTTTGATGGCAGGTGGACTGTTTCTGGCTATTCTGACCATGGGTCCATACAGCATGTTGCTTTTCATCGCTGCTGCCATATTTTTGCTACTCGTGAACTTTGTGGAACCCGTTCACATTCACTACTGGGTTTTTGGTTTGCAGATGGGATGGCAATCCTTCTGGCACTTCTATATGCAGTACAAACAATACTGGCTTTATGAGTCTATAGATTGTAg GCTTGTGTTGGCCATGTCTGCTCTAATGCTTCTTAGCCAGAGAGTCACCTCTGTATCGATGGACCTTCAGGATGGAAAAGTCATCAAAAATGATCAAAGGAGATATCAGACCCAACTGTATTTCTTTATTCCTCTCATAAGCTACATTCTCAATTTTCCTGCTCTTCTTGGAGGACCACTTTGCTCATTTAACACTTATGTAACCTTTGTGGAGCAGATGAGCATCAGTCCACCACCCTCCCCTTTTGCAATTCTGCCTTGGAAGCTATCACAAGTTTTGATCTTGCTAGCACTTAAAAACCTCCTAGCAAGCTCTCTACAGTCTGATATATTCATCTTAAGCAGCCATCTAGATATATTGTGGATCTGGGTCTTCTCACTGGTTCTTAGACTTAACTATTATACTCACTGGAAAATAAGTGAATGTCTTAACAATGCAGCAGGATTGGGGTTTAATGGGCGTGGCCCAAATGGTCGTGCATTGTGGAATGGACTCTCTGATGGCAACGCATGGACAATTGAGAGTTCAAAAAGTATTTCAGAGTTCGCTCGTCACTGGAATGGCACAACGGCTACATGGCTTCGCAGACTTGTGTTCCAAAGGTGCAGCAGGGTGCCACTACTAATGACATTCAGCTTCTCAGCTTTGTGGCATGGCTTGTACCCAGGTCAGGTCATAGGTTTTCTTGGATGGGCCATAGCTGTGTTAGGGGACTACAAGCTGCACAAACTTCTTCGCTCAAGAGTCAAGACAGGTTGGAGAAAAGGTTTGTACCCTTGCTTAAGCTGGGCCTACACTCAAATCATCATCAGTTACGTTGTGCTTACAATTGAACTTCAGACTTTTGAGGCAGTGATGCTGTTTAGTACAACACTCCTACTGTTTCCACTTGCAATTGTTATACTACTGTTAATACTATAA